Proteins encoded within one genomic window of Paenarthrobacter sp. JL.01a:
- the kynU gene encoding kynureninase: MTTKQQTQWPTSAELDAADPLAAQREAFYAPDADQLTSYLDGNSLGRPLKVTSANLASFVHDAWGSRLIRGWDEQWMDEPTRVGDRIGEVTLGAAPGQVTVGDSTSVMLYKMIRAAVDAQPGRDEIIIDRDNFPTDRFIIEGIAKERGATIKWIAANPTSGVRAADLDDLLGERTAVVVLSHVAYRSGFLADAEVITAKVHEAGALMLWDLCHSVGSVPMELDAWGVDLAVGCTYKYLNGGPGSPAFAYVNASAQDRLQQPIWGWMGADNPFGMTAAYRPAQGIRRFITGTPPVLAMQPLKDMVELIASVGMDAVRDKSIKLTEYAIALSEELLVPLGAEIVSPRDPSERGSHITVDHPLFADVTARLWKKGVIPDFRPPHGLRIGLSPLSTSYAEVELGVSAIRDVLTELL; the protein is encoded by the coding sequence ATGACCACCAAACAGCAGACCCAATGGCCGACGTCGGCAGAACTGGACGCCGCGGATCCACTCGCCGCCCAGCGTGAAGCCTTTTACGCGCCCGACGCCGACCAGCTCACCTCGTACTTGGACGGCAACTCCCTGGGCAGGCCGCTCAAGGTGACGTCCGCCAACCTCGCCTCATTCGTTCATGACGCCTGGGGCAGTCGCCTCATCCGTGGATGGGACGAACAGTGGATGGATGAACCTACGCGGGTGGGCGACCGCATCGGTGAGGTCACTCTGGGAGCTGCGCCAGGACAAGTCACGGTGGGCGACTCGACCTCCGTAATGCTGTACAAAATGATCCGGGCCGCAGTGGATGCCCAGCCCGGCCGGGACGAGATCATCATCGACCGGGACAACTTCCCGACAGACCGCTTCATCATCGAAGGCATCGCCAAGGAACGCGGAGCCACCATCAAGTGGATCGCGGCCAACCCCACCAGCGGCGTCCGCGCCGCTGACCTGGACGACCTGCTGGGTGAGCGGACCGCCGTCGTAGTGCTCAGCCACGTTGCCTACCGCTCGGGGTTCCTTGCCGACGCCGAGGTGATCACGGCCAAGGTGCACGAGGCCGGGGCGCTCATGCTGTGGGACCTGTGCCATTCCGTGGGGTCCGTACCCATGGAGCTGGACGCGTGGGGCGTGGACCTCGCCGTCGGCTGCACCTACAAGTACCTCAACGGCGGCCCGGGCTCCCCCGCCTTCGCGTACGTCAATGCGTCTGCGCAGGATCGCCTGCAGCAGCCCATCTGGGGCTGGATGGGGGCGGACAATCCTTTCGGGATGACGGCTGCATACCGCCCGGCCCAAGGCATCCGACGCTTCATCACGGGCACCCCACCGGTCCTGGCCATGCAGCCACTGAAGGACATGGTGGAACTGATCGCCTCCGTGGGAATGGACGCCGTACGGGACAAGTCGATCAAACTCACGGAGTACGCCATTGCACTCTCCGAAGAACTCCTGGTGCCGCTCGGTGCTGAGATTGTCAGTCCCCGTGATCCCTCCGAACGCGGCTCGCACATCACGGTTGACCACCCGCTCTTCGCCGACGTCACCGCAAGGCTCTGGAAGAAGGGCGTCATTCCCGATTTCCGGCCTCCGCACGGCCTGCGCATTGGCCTTTCACCGCTGAGCACCAGCTATGCCGAGGTGGAGCTGGGAGTTTCAGCCATCCGGGACGTCCTCACCGAACTCCTGTGA
- a CDS encoding HAD domain-containing protein gives MTPVSIYLDVDGVVNPFSPMGTTDWGSEWSIADAGILEVAFAPEAVAELNALAEHPAARFVWLTTWERLAPEFLCPAIGLNGQNWPVLSSQGWDEGPEWWKLVALQKDLAASGSQRFAWVDDQLSQESDARSWAEYQQGRVLCISPDPRKGLSRAELAAVRSYLG, from the coding sequence GTGACGCCGGTGTCCATCTATCTGGACGTCGACGGCGTGGTGAACCCCTTCAGTCCGATGGGCACCACCGACTGGGGCAGTGAATGGAGCATCGCCGACGCCGGCATCCTTGAGGTGGCCTTCGCGCCCGAAGCCGTTGCTGAACTCAACGCCCTGGCTGAACATCCGGCCGCACGCTTTGTTTGGCTGACGACGTGGGAGCGCCTGGCCCCGGAGTTTCTGTGCCCGGCCATCGGGCTGAACGGCCAGAACTGGCCTGTATTGTCCAGCCAAGGCTGGGATGAAGGGCCGGAATGGTGGAAGCTGGTGGCGCTGCAAAAGGATCTGGCGGCCAGCGGGAGCCAACGCTTTGCCTGGGTCGATGACCAGCTCAGCCAGGAGTCCGATGCCCGCTCATGGGCGGAATACCAGCAGGGCCGTGTGCTGTGCATCTCACCGGATCCCCGCAAGGGGTTGAGCCGCGCCGAACTTGCGGCCGTGCGCAGCTACCTGGGCTGA
- the kynA gene encoding tryptophan 2,3-dioxygenase: MEKPAVHSSRNVRDIEDTVRTDFRHAMSYGGYLDLDRLLSSQHPLSKPEHHDELLFIIQHQTSELWLKLVLHELLEARRLFDADNLGKALKCIARVKAIQRTMTEQWSVLGTLTPREYAQFRGFLGSSSGFQSYQYRGVEFLLGNKNRGMLRVFESEPEAHALLSTLLEEPTLYDAFLAVLARAGYDIPADILERDTSEPWTFRADLVPVFQKIYESDDTPWGLYEACEDLVDIEDNFQAWRFRHLRTVQRTIGFKVGTGGSSGVDFLKRALDLTFFPELYAVRTEIGN, from the coding sequence ATGGAAAAGCCCGCAGTCCATTCCTCACGCAATGTCCGTGACATCGAGGACACCGTTCGCACCGATTTCCGGCACGCCATGTCCTATGGCGGATACCTGGACCTTGACCGCCTGCTCAGTTCGCAGCACCCCTTGAGCAAGCCGGAACATCACGACGAACTGCTTTTCATCATCCAGCACCAGACCAGTGAGCTCTGGCTCAAGCTGGTGCTCCATGAGTTGCTGGAGGCCCGACGGCTTTTCGACGCCGACAACCTGGGCAAGGCGCTCAAATGCATCGCCCGCGTCAAAGCCATCCAACGCACCATGACCGAACAATGGTCGGTCCTGGGCACCCTGACACCCCGCGAGTATGCCCAGTTCCGCGGGTTCCTGGGCAGTTCATCGGGCTTCCAGTCGTATCAGTACCGCGGAGTCGAATTCCTGCTGGGGAACAAGAATCGGGGGATGCTGCGCGTTTTCGAAAGCGAACCCGAGGCCCACGCCTTGCTCAGCACCCTCCTGGAAGAACCGACGCTGTACGACGCTTTCCTGGCCGTGCTGGCCCGGGCAGGCTATGACATTCCCGCCGACATCCTCGAGCGGGACACCAGTGAACCCTGGACCTTCCGTGCGGACCTGGTCCCCGTCTTCCAGAAGATCTACGAGTCCGACGACACTCCGTGGGGGCTCTATGAGGCCTGCGAGGACCTCGTGGACATCGAGGACAACTTCCAGGCCTGGCGCTTCCGCCACCTTCGGACCGTCCAGCGCACCATCGGTTTCAAAGTGGGCACGGGCGGGTCATCCGGCGTCGACTTTCTCAAACGCGCCTTGGACCTGACCTTCTTCCCCGAGCTCTACGCCGTCCGTACCGAGATCGGCAACTAG
- a CDS encoding inorganic phosphate transporter, translated as MDITFMVALVIALALFFDFTNGFHDTANAMATPIATGAIKPKTAVALAAVLNLVGAFLSTEVAKTISGGLIREGSDGIHITPDIIFAGLMGAVLWNMITWLKGLPSSSSHALFGGLIGAAVVGIGFHSINFETVLQKVILPAVFAPLIAGGVAYICTRLAYALTSRHDPETGDKLTQKRGGFRTGQIFTSSLVALAHGTNDAQKTMGIITLVLIAGGTQAPGSGPQFWVIAACAFAIAIGTYAGGWRIIRTMGSGLTEVKPAQGFSAETSTASAILASSHLGFALSTTQVASGSVIGSGLGRKGTSVRWGTAGKIALGWLFTLPASAIVGALTALLVGAGTVGVIIAAVVGTAAILFMFVVSRKSHVGHHNAVEVEEAGHAVRFRKKKKSQKNTPSKDVQR; from the coding sequence GTGGATATCACCTTCATGGTCGCGCTGGTAATAGCGTTGGCCCTATTCTTTGACTTCACCAACGGCTTTCACGACACAGCCAATGCGATGGCCACGCCTATCGCTACGGGGGCGATCAAGCCCAAAACGGCCGTTGCCCTGGCTGCGGTTCTCAACCTCGTGGGCGCCTTCCTCTCAACGGAAGTGGCCAAGACCATTTCCGGCGGACTCATCCGGGAAGGTTCCGACGGAATCCACATCACCCCGGACATTATCTTTGCCGGCCTTATGGGCGCCGTCCTGTGGAACATGATCACCTGGCTCAAGGGCCTGCCATCGAGTTCCTCGCACGCACTCTTCGGCGGCCTTATCGGCGCCGCGGTAGTGGGTATCGGTTTCCACTCCATCAACTTTGAAACAGTTCTGCAGAAGGTCATCCTTCCCGCAGTCTTTGCACCGCTCATTGCCGGTGGCGTGGCGTACATCTGTACCCGGCTGGCCTATGCGCTTACCTCCAGGCATGATCCGGAAACCGGTGACAAACTCACCCAGAAGCGTGGTGGTTTCCGGACCGGCCAGATCTTCACCTCCAGCCTCGTGGCCCTGGCGCACGGCACCAACGACGCCCAGAAGACCATGGGCATCATCACCCTGGTCCTCATCGCAGGTGGTACCCAGGCCCCAGGCAGCGGCCCTCAGTTCTGGGTCATCGCAGCATGTGCCTTCGCCATCGCCATCGGTACCTACGCCGGCGGCTGGCGCATCATACGCACCATGGGATCGGGCCTGACGGAGGTCAAACCTGCGCAGGGGTTCTCCGCGGAAACAAGCACCGCCTCGGCCATCCTCGCTTCATCCCACCTCGGCTTTGCCCTCTCGACCACCCAGGTTGCCTCGGGTTCGGTGATCGGCTCCGGACTTGGCCGGAAAGGTACCTCAGTCCGCTGGGGCACAGCCGGCAAGATTGCGCTGGGATGGCTCTTTACCCTTCCGGCATCGGCGATCGTTGGTGCGCTGACCGCCCTGCTCGTGGGAGCCGGCACCGTGGGTGTGATCATCGCCGCCGTCGTCGGAACCGCAGCAATCCTGTTCATGTTTGTCGTTTCCCGCAAATCCCACGTCGGCCACCACAACGCCGTCGAGGTTGAAGAAGCCGGCCACGCCGTACGGTTCCGCAAGAAGAAGAAGTCCCAAAAGAACACTCCGAGCAAGGACGTGCAGCGATGA